From Patescibacteria group bacterium, a single genomic window includes:
- a CDS encoding sigma-70 family RNA polymerase sigma factor, with product MPRKKSRKVSFKKPARKTRKTKKRKIVKKTKQKEPVKKKRKKVSFKESARKIRKKKVIYRGSSKKIFVHEKIEKIIEKGKERGFVTTSEILYAFPDFQKDIRGLERFYDELEGNGIEIKEVKELLTLEKSKPDSKRRKIDPVQMYLKEIGRVDFLTADQEKELAKRIEKEDMEAKKHLARANLRLVVSIAKKYIGRSPNLTILDLIQEGNLGLFRAVEKFDWRKGYKFSTYATWWIRQAISRALADQSRTIRIPVHMVETLSKFNKIRRRLLKSLGRNPLPEEVAAEMGIEVAKVHHLMKISQRTVSLETPVGDDEDDSILAEFIKDKKSIPPSLDAARALLRERLKEILVDLTEREQKILSLRFGLENEITHTLEEVGQEFGVTRERIRQIEAKALEKIREHQGLKKLKGY from the coding sequence ATGCCAAGAAAAAAAAGCAGAAAGGTTTCTTTTAAGAAGCCAGCAAGGAAAACAAGAAAAACAAAAAAGAGAAAAATTGTTAAAAAAACTAAACAAAAAGAGCCAGTAAAGAAAAAGAGAAAAAAAGTTTCTTTTAAAGAATCAGCAAGGAAAATAAGAAAGAAAAAAGTGATTTACAGGGGTAGTTCAAAAAAAATCTTTGTTCATGAAAAAATTGAGAAAATAATTGAAAAAGGAAAAGAAAGAGGCTTTGTCACTACTTCTGAGATTTTATATGCTTTCCCAGATTTCCAAAAAGATATTCGTGGCTTGGAAAGATTTTATGATGAACTTGAGGGCAATGGTATTGAGATAAAAGAAGTAAAAGAACTTTTAACATTAGAGAAAAGTAAACCAGATTCAAAAAGAAGAAAGATTGATCCTGTTCAAATGTATTTAAAAGAAATTGGTAGAGTTGATTTCTTGACAGCTGATCAAGAAAAAGAACTTGCAAAAAGAATTGAGAAAGAGGACATGGAAGCAAAAAAACATTTAGCAAGAGCTAATTTAAGACTAGTTGTTTCAATTGCAAAAAAATACATTGGAAGATCTCCTAATTTGACAATTTTAGATTTGATTCAAGAAGGTAATTTAGGGCTTTTCAGAGCTGTTGAGAAGTTTGATTGGAGAAAAGGTTATAAGTTTTCAACTTATGCTACCTGGTGGATAAGGCAAGCAATTAGCCGTGCTTTAGCCGATCAATCAAGAACAATAAGAATTCCTGTTCACATGGTTGAAACTCTTTCTAAATTCAATAAAATAAGAAGAAGGCTTTTAAAAAGCCTGGGGAGAAATCCTTTGCCAGAGGAAGTTGCTGCTGAAATGGGGATTGAAGTTGCCAAAGTTCATCACTTAATGAAGATTTCTCAGAGAACTGTTTCTTTGGAAACTCCTGTTGGTGATGATGAAGACGATTCAATTTTAGCTGAGTTTATTAAAGATAAAAAAAGCATTCCACCATCTTTAGATGCAGCCAGAGCATTATTGAGAGAGAGATTGAAAGAGATTTTGGTTGATTTAACTGAAAGAGAACAAAAGATTCTTTCATTAAGATTTGGTTTAGAAAATGAAATTACTCATACTTTGGAAGAGGTTGGTCAGGAATTTGGGGTTACACGTGAAAGGATTCGTCAGATTGAAGCTAAAGCTCTTGAAAAGATTAGAGAACATCAAGGTTTAAAAAAATTAAAAGGATATTAA